A section of the Anaerolineae bacterium genome encodes:
- a CDS encoding GNAT family N-acetyltransferase, whose translation MQYRRATGNDCLLLAQLNHQLIRDEGHPNPMNVAELENRMRGWLAAAYEGVIFLESENVVAYALYRDDGSQIYLRQFFVARSQRRRGVGRRAMQILFNQVWPKNKRLVVEVLCSNNPGLQFWKSMGFKEYSLSLEILPKQ comes from the coding sequence ATGCAATATCGCCGGGCCACCGGCAACGATTGCCTCCTGCTGGCCCAACTCAACCACCAGCTGATCCGCGACGAAGGCCATCCTAACCCGATGAACGTGGCCGAACTGGAAAACCGGATGCGCGGCTGGCTGGCCGCCGCCTATGAGGGCGTCATTTTTTTGGAAAGTGAAAACGTTGTCGCCTATGCCCTCTACCGAGACGACGGCTCGCAAATTTACCTGCGCCAATTTTTTGTGGCGCGGTCGCAGCGCCGGCGGGGCGTGGGTCGCCGGGCCATGCAAATTTTATTCAACCAGGTTTGGCCCAAAAACAAAAGGCTGGTGGTGGAAGTGCTTTGCTCTAACAACCCGGGCCTCCAGTTTTGGAAATCCATGGGATTTAAGGAATATAGTCTGAGCCTGGAGATTCTACCCAAACAATAG